The following proteins come from a genomic window of Nitrospirota bacterium:
- a CDS encoding sigma-54-dependent Fis family transcriptional regulator has product MSADILIVDDEEGILKTLSGILTDEGYQVTTKSSGREAIQVVQTAPPHLILLDIWMPDMDGIETLQKLKEISPRQTVVMMSGHGSIESAVKAIKLGAYDFIEKPLSLEKVILLIRHALNEQTLEQENFHLRNQIEKKWRLVGSSPAMKRLREQIQMAAPSQSRVLISGENGTGKELVARAIHGQSVRASHPFIELNCAAIPDTLIESELFGYEKGGFTGATSTKKGSFELADQGTLFLDEIGDMSLSTQAKVLRIIQEQRFQRVGGTKTLSIDVRLISASNKVLTDEIKKGNFREDLYYRLNVLPIHVPPLRERTEDIPELVDYFLEDILNQEGIKPKTFTAGAVQYLTTMDWKGNIRELRNFIERVMIMSPQSVITENNLLVLTGNPAIPELFAVSPEKQTWSLKEARSQFEKKYILDHLISNDWNITKTAEKLRLERTHLYRKMKLLGIEVEKRTNIA; this is encoded by the coding sequence ATTCTGATCGTAGATGATGAAGAAGGTATATTAAAAACGCTCTCAGGTATTTTGACAGACGAGGGTTATCAGGTGACCACCAAATCGAGCGGCCGGGAAGCCATTCAGGTTGTTCAAACAGCCCCGCCTCATTTGATCCTCCTCGATATCTGGATGCCTGACATGGATGGAATTGAAACGCTTCAAAAACTCAAGGAAATCTCTCCCCGGCAAACGGTAGTCATGATGTCAGGACATGGGTCCATTGAGTCCGCAGTAAAGGCCATTAAACTGGGAGCCTATGATTTTATAGAAAAACCGCTTTCTTTGGAAAAGGTTATTCTACTGATCAGGCATGCGCTCAACGAGCAGACCCTTGAGCAGGAGAATTTTCATCTGCGAAATCAAATCGAAAAAAAATGGCGTCTCGTCGGTTCGAGCCCCGCCATGAAAAGGCTGCGGGAGCAGATCCAAATGGCCGCGCCATCACAAAGCCGGGTTTTGATTTCAGGCGAAAATGGCACAGGGAAAGAGCTTGTCGCGCGGGCCATCCATGGACAATCGGTCAGGGCGTCCCATCCGTTCATTGAATTGAACTGCGCCGCTATTCCGGATACGTTGATTGAAAGCGAGTTGTTCGGCTATGAAAAAGGAGGCTTTACGGGTGCGACTTCTACTAAAAAGGGGAGTTTTGAGCTGGCGGACCAGGGCACCCTTTTTCTCGATGAAATTGGAGATATGAGTCTCTCGACTCAAGCCAAAGTATTGAGAATTATCCAGGAACAGCGTTTTCAGAGGGTGGGAGGAACGAAAACCCTTTCGATTGATGTCCGTTTAATTTCGGCATCTAATAAAGTTTTAACAGACGAAATAAAAAAGGGGAATTTCAGGGAAGACCTCTATTACAGGCTTAACGTCTTGCCGATTCATGTGCCCCCTTTGAGGGAACGCACGGAGGATATTCCCGAGCTGGTTGACTATTTCCTTGAGGATATTTTGAATCAGGAGGGCATAAAACCCAAAACATTTACCGCCGGAGCCGTTCAATATCTGACGACGATGGACTGGAAAGGGAATATTCGGGAACTCCGAAATTTTATCGAAAGGGTGATGATCATGTCTCCTCAGTCCGTCATTACGGAAAATAATCTTTTAGTTTTGACGGGAAATCCAGCCATACCTGAATTGTTTGCCGTTTCTCCTGAAAAACAGACCTGGTCCCTCAAAGAAGCAAGATCCCAATTTGAAAAAAAATATATTTTGGACCACCTCATTTCAAATGATTGGAACATCACCAAGACCGCCGAAAAGCTTCGCCTCGAGCGGACCCACCTTTATCGAAAAATGAAATTGCTTGGAATTGAAGTAGAAAAGAGGACAAATATCGCATGA